The following coding sequences lie in one Bacteroidetes Order II. bacterium genomic window:
- a CDS encoding prepilin-type N-terminal cleavage/methylation domain-containing protein produces MIFAFTLVELLVCIVMIGILAAGAIAVFSGSL; encoded by the coding sequence ATGATTTTTGCCTTCACTCTTGTAGAACTTTTGGTTTGTATTGTAATGATTGGAATTTTGGCCGCAGGAGCTATTGCCGTCTTTAGCGGTAGCCTTTGA